In the genome of Pseudomonas sp. LBUM920, one region contains:
- a CDS encoding phospholipid-binding protein MlaC, producing the protein MISTLRRGLLVLLAALPLMANAAGSAHDLVQDTTNKMLADLTANKEQYKQDPSKFYDALNTIVGPVVDAEGISRSIMTVKYSRKATPAQMQTFQENFKKGLFQFYGNALLEYNNQGITVAPAGDESGDRTSVNMTVKGTNGAVYPVQYTLEKVKGEWKLRNVIINGINIGKLFRDQFADAMQRNGNDLDKTINGWAGEVAKAKEETDKQAAGKPAQ; encoded by the coding sequence ATGATCTCTACCTTGCGACGTGGCCTGCTGGTGCTGCTTGCAGCGCTGCCCTTGATGGCCAACGCGGCGGGTTCTGCGCACGATCTGGTGCAGGACACGACCAACAAAATGTTGGCTGACCTGACTGCCAATAAAGAGCAGTACAAGCAAGACCCAAGCAAGTTCTACGATGCGCTCAACACCATTGTCGGGCCAGTGGTTGATGCCGAAGGCATTTCCCGCAGCATCATGACGGTCAAGTATTCGCGCAAGGCAACGCCTGCGCAGATGCAGACCTTCCAGGAAAACTTCAAAAAGGGCCTGTTCCAGTTCTACGGTAATGCCCTGCTGGAATACAACAACCAGGGGATTACCGTTGCTCCGGCCGGGGATGAGTCAGGTGACCGCACCAGCGTCAACATGACCGTCAAAGGCACTAACGGCGCCGTCTACCCTGTGCAGTACACGCTGGAGAAGGTCAAAGGCGAGTGGAAACTGCGCAACGTGATCATCAACGGCATCAACATTGGCAAGCTGTTCCGCGATCAGTTCGCTGACGCCATGCAGCGCAATGGCAACGACCTGGACAAAACCATCAATGGTTGGGCCGGTGAAGTCGCCAAGGCCAAGGAAGAAACCGACAAACAAGCTGCCGGGAAGCCTGCGCAATGA
- the hisD gene encoding histidinol dehydrogenase, giving the protein MTTSTAIARLNAADPDFAHHLDHLLSWESVSDDSVNQRVLDIIKAVRERGDAALVDFTRQFDGLDVASMSDLILPRERLELALTRITAPQREALEVAAARVRSYHEKQKQDSWSYTEADGTVLGQKVTPLDRAGLYVPGGKASYPSSVLMNAIPAKVAGVTEVVMVVPTPRGEINELVLAAACIAGVDRVFTIGGAQAVAALAYGTESVPKVDKVVGPGNIYVATAKRHVFGQVGIDMIAGPSEILVVCDGQTDPDWIAMDLFSQAEHDEDAQAILVSPDAEFLDKVAASIDKLLPTMDRAEIIEKSINGRGALILVRDMEQAIEVANRIAPEHLELSVADPQAWLPSIRHAGAIFMGRHTSEALGDYCAGPNHVLPTSGTARFSSPLGVYDFQKRSSIIFCSPQGASELGKTASVLARGESLSAHARSAEYRILEEGN; this is encoded by the coding sequence ATGACCACGTCCACTGCAATTGCCCGACTCAACGCTGCCGACCCGGATTTCGCCCATCATCTGGATCATCTGCTGAGCTGGGAAAGCGTGTCCGACGACTCGGTCAACCAGCGGGTGCTCGACATCATCAAGGCCGTGCGCGAGCGCGGTGATGCGGCGCTGGTGGATTTCACCCGCCAGTTCGACGGCCTCGACGTCGCGTCGATGTCCGACCTCATCCTGCCGCGCGAGCGCCTGGAGCTGGCCCTCACACGCATCACCGCGCCGCAGCGTGAAGCGCTGGAAGTGGCAGCGGCACGCGTACGCAGCTACCACGAAAAACAGAAACAGGATTCCTGGAGCTACACCGAGGCCGACGGCACCGTGCTGGGCCAGAAGGTCACGCCGCTGGACCGCGCGGGGCTGTACGTGCCGGGCGGTAAAGCCTCGTACCCGTCGTCGGTGTTGATGAACGCTATCCCGGCCAAAGTGGCGGGCGTGACCGAAGTGGTCATGGTCGTGCCAACGCCGCGTGGCGAAATCAACGAGCTGGTACTGGCTGCCGCGTGCATCGCCGGGGTTGACCGCGTGTTCACCATCGGCGGCGCTCAAGCTGTCGCGGCCCTGGCCTATGGCACCGAAAGCGTGCCGAAGGTCGACAAAGTGGTCGGCCCAGGCAACATTTATGTCGCCACCGCCAAGCGCCACGTGTTCGGCCAGGTCGGTATCGACATGATCGCCGGCCCTTCGGAAATCCTGGTGGTGTGTGACGGCCAGACCGACCCGGACTGGATCGCCATGGACCTGTTCTCCCAGGCCGAGCATGACGAGGACGCCCAGGCGATCCTGGTCAGCCCCGACGCCGAGTTCCTCGACAAGGTCGCCGCCAGCATCGACAAGCTGCTGCCGACCATGGACCGCGCCGAGATCATCGAGAAGTCGATCAATGGCCGTGGTGCGCTGATCCTGGTACGCGACATGGAGCAGGCCATTGAGGTGGCCAACCGCATCGCGCCGGAGCACCTGGAGTTGTCCGTGGCCGACCCACAAGCGTGGCTGCCGTCGATTCGCCACGCTGGCGCGATCTTCATGGGCCGCCACACCAGTGAAGCCCTGGGCGACTACTGCGCCGGCCCGAACCACGTGCTGCCGACCTCCGGCACCGCGCGTTTCTCGTCGCCGCTCGGCGTGTATGACTTCCAGAAGCGCTCCTCGATCATCTTCTGCTCGCCACAAGGCGCTTCCGAGCTGGGCAAGACCGCCTCGGTGCTGGCCCGTGGTGAATCCCTGAGCGCTCACGCCCGCAGCGCCGAATACCGCATCCTTGAAGAGGGGAACTGA
- the mlaD gene encoding outer membrane lipid asymmetry maintenance protein MlaD, with the protein MQNRTVEIGVGLFLLAGILALLLLALRVSGLSASPTADTYKLYAYFDNIAGLTVRAKVTMAGVTIGKVTAIDLDRDSFTGRVTMQVDKKVDNLPTDSTASILTAGLLGEKYIGVSVGGETALLKDGSTIHDTQSSLVLEDLIGKFLLNTVNKDAK; encoded by the coding sequence ATGCAAAACCGCACTGTGGAAATCGGTGTCGGCCTTTTCTTGCTGGCTGGCATCCTGGCTTTACTGTTGCTGGCCCTGCGAGTCAGTGGCCTTTCGGCCAGCCCGACCGCCGATACTTATAAACTTTACGCTTACTTCGACAATATCGCCGGTTTGACTGTCAGAGCTAAAGTGACCATGGCCGGTGTGACCATCGGCAAGGTCACGGCAATCGATCTGGATCGCGACAGCTTCACCGGGCGAGTAACCATGCAGGTAGACAAGAAGGTAGATAATCTGCCGACTGACTCCACTGCATCTATTCTCACTGCGGGTCTGCTGGGCGAGAAGTACATCGGCGTCAGCGTGGGCGGGGAAACAGCCCTGCTCAAGGATGGTTCGACAATCCACGACACACAGTCGTCGCTGGTGCTTGAAGACTTGATCGGTAAATTCCTGCTCAATACGGTCAATAAAGACGCCAAATGA
- a CDS encoding ATP-binding cassette domain-containing protein, which yields MSADNAYAVELKGLTFKRGTRSIFNNVDIRIPRGKVTGIMGPSGCGKTTLLRLMGMQLRPSAGEVWVNGQNLPTLSRSDLFDARKHMGVLFQSGALFTDLDVFENVAFPLRVHTQLSDEMIRDIVLLKLQAVGLRGAIDLMPDELSGGMKRRVALARAIALDPQILMYDEPFVGQDPIAMGVLVRLIRLLNDALGITSIVVSHDLAETASIADYLYVVGDGQVLGQGTPEELMNADNPRIRQFMTGDPDGPVPFHFPAADYRSDLLGKR from the coding sequence ATGAGTGCCGATAACGCCTACGCGGTCGAGCTGAAGGGCCTTACCTTCAAGCGCGGGACGCGCAGCATCTTCAATAACGTCGATATTCGCATTCCCCGCGGTAAAGTCACGGGCATCATGGGGCCTTCCGGTTGCGGCAAGACCACCCTGTTGCGCCTGATGGGCATGCAATTGCGCCCTAGCGCCGGCGAAGTGTGGGTCAACGGCCAGAACCTGCCGACGCTGTCGCGCAGCGATCTGTTCGATGCCCGCAAGCATATGGGCGTGCTGTTCCAGAGCGGCGCCTTGTTCACCGACCTCGATGTTTTCGAAAACGTGGCGTTTCCGCTGCGGGTGCATACCCAGCTGTCCGATGAAATGATTCGTGACATCGTGTTGCTGAAACTGCAGGCCGTTGGCCTACGCGGCGCCATCGACCTGATGCCTGATGAATTGTCCGGCGGCATGAAGCGCCGTGTCGCTTTGGCGCGTGCCATTGCTCTCGATCCGCAGATCCTCATGTATGACGAGCCCTTCGTCGGTCAGGACCCCATCGCCATGGGCGTGCTGGTGCGGTTGATCCGCCTGCTCAACGATGCGCTCGGCATCACCAGTATCGTGGTGTCCCACGACCTGGCTGAAACCGCGAGCATCGCCGACTACCTTTATGTAGTAGGTGATGGTCAGGTGCTGGGGCAGGGCACGCCTGAAGAGCTGATGAACGCTGACAACCCGCGCATTCGCCAATTCATGACCGGCGATCCCGATGGCCCGGTGCCTTTTCATTTTCCGGCAGCGGACTACCGCTCAGATCTTCTGGGGAAGCGCTGA
- the hisG gene encoding ATP phosphoribosyltransferase, which yields MLTIALSKGRILDDTLPLLAEAGIVPTENPDKSRKLIIPTTQDDVRLLIVRATDVPTYVEHGAADLGVAGKDVLMEYGGQGLYEPLDLRIALCKLMTAGRVGDVEPKGRLRVATKFVNVAKRYYAEQGRQVDIIKLYGSMELAPLIGLADKIIDVVDTGNTLRANGLEPQDFIADISSRLIVNKASMKMQHARIQALIDTLRKAVESRHRG from the coding sequence ATGTTGACCATCGCACTGTCCAAGGGCCGCATCCTTGACGACACTTTGCCGCTTCTGGCTGAAGCGGGCATCGTGCCGACCGAGAATCCGGACAAGAGCCGCAAGCTGATCATCCCCACGACCCAGGACGACGTTCGCCTGCTGATCGTGCGTGCCACTGACGTGCCGACTTACGTTGAACATGGCGCGGCCGACCTCGGTGTCGCGGGTAAAGACGTGTTGATGGAATACGGCGGCCAGGGCCTGTACGAGCCATTGGACCTGCGTATTGCCCTGTGCAAGCTGATGACCGCCGGCCGTGTCGGTGACGTCGAACCCAAAGGCCGCCTGCGCGTGGCGACCAAGTTCGTCAACGTTGCCAAGCGTTACTATGCCGAGCAAGGTCGCCAGGTCGACATCATCAAGCTCTACGGCTCGATGGAACTGGCACCGCTGATCGGCCTGGCCGACAAGATCATCGACGTAGTCGACACCGGCAACACGCTGCGTGCCAACGGTCTTGAGCCTCAGGATTTCATTGCCGACATCAGCTCGCGACTGATCGTCAACAAAGCTTCGATGAAAATGCAACACGCCCGTATCCAGGCGTTGATCGACACCCTGCGCAAGGCAGTGGAGTCTCGACACCGCGGTTGA
- a CDS encoding BolA family protein, with the protein MQALEVKSFLEGKLPETNVEVEGEGCNFQLNVISDELAALSPVKRQQQIYAHLNPWITDGSIHAVTMKFFSRAAWAERT; encoded by the coding sequence ATGCAGGCCCTAGAAGTTAAAAGCTTCCTTGAAGGAAAGCTGCCCGAAACGAACGTAGAAGTTGAAGGCGAAGGCTGCAATTTCCAGCTGAACGTGATTAGCGATGAACTGGCGGCATTGAGCCCGGTCAAGCGTCAACAGCAGATCTATGCCCATTTAAACCCGTGGATCACCGATGGCAGCATCCACGCGGTCACTATGAAATTTTTCAGCCGCGCGGCCTGGGCCGAGCGCACCTGA
- the murA gene encoding UDP-N-acetylglucosamine 1-carboxyvinyltransferase, which translates to MDKLIITGGARLDGEIRISGAKNSALPILAATLLCDGPVTVANLPHLHDITTMIELFGRMGIEPVIDEKLSVEIDPRTIKTLIAPYELVKTMRASILVLGPMVARFGEAEVALPGGCAIGSRPVDLHIRGLEAMGATIDVEGGYIKAKAPEGGLRGANFFFDTVSVTGTENIMMAAALANGRSVLQNAAREPEVVDLANFLIAMGANITGAGTDTITIDGVKRLHSATYKVMPDRIETGTYLVAAAVTGGRVKVKDTDPTILEAVLEKLKEAGAEITTGADWIELNMHGKRPKAVNVRTAPYPAFPTDMQAQFISLNAIAEGTGAVIETIFENRFMHVYELHRMGAKIQVEGNTAIVTGIDKLKGAPVMATDLRASASLVISALCADGDTLIDRIYHIDRGYECIEEKLQMLGAKIRRVPG; encoded by the coding sequence ATGGATAAATTGATTATTACCGGCGGTGCCCGCCTTGATGGCGAGATCCGCATTTCCGGTGCGAAAAACTCTGCCTTGCCGATTTTGGCAGCGACCCTGCTGTGCGATGGCCCGGTGACTGTGGCCAACCTGCCGCACTTGCACGACATCACCACCATGATCGAGCTGTTCGGTCGCATGGGCATTGAGCCTGTGATCGACGAGAAACTGTCCGTCGAAATCGACCCGCGCACCATCAAGACCCTGATCGCTCCGTACGAGCTGGTGAAAACCATGCGCGCATCGATCCTGGTGCTGGGCCCGATGGTTGCCCGTTTCGGTGAGGCCGAAGTGGCACTGCCTGGCGGTTGCGCCATCGGTTCGCGTCCGGTCGACCTGCACATCCGTGGCCTTGAGGCCATGGGCGCAACCATCGACGTCGAAGGCGGCTACATCAAGGCCAAGGCGCCGGAAGGCGGCCTGCGTGGTGCCAACTTCTTCTTTGATACCGTCAGCGTGACCGGTACCGAGAACATCATGATGGCCGCAGCCCTGGCCAACGGCCGCAGCGTCCTGCAAAACGCCGCGCGCGAGCCGGAAGTAGTCGACCTGGCCAACTTCCTGATCGCCATGGGTGCCAACATCACCGGCGCCGGCACTGACACCATCACCATCGACGGTGTTAAGCGTCTGCACTCGGCCACTTATAAAGTGATGCCGGACCGTATCGAGACCGGCACCTACCTGGTGGCTGCTGCCGTTACAGGTGGCCGCGTCAAGGTCAAGGACACCGATCCGACCATCCTTGAAGCCGTCCTGGAAAAACTCAAGGAAGCCGGTGCTGAAATCACCACCGGTGCCGACTGGATCGAGCTGAACATGCACGGCAAGCGGCCAAAAGCCGTCAACGTGCGGACCGCTCCTTACCCGGCGTTCCCGACCGACATGCAAGCGCAGTTCATTTCCTTGAACGCGATTGCCGAAGGCACCGGTGCCGTGATCGAAACCATTTTCGAAAACCGCTTCATGCACGTGTATGAACTGCACCGCATGGGCGCCAAGATCCAGGTCGAAGGCAACACCGCCATCGTCACCGGTATCGACAAGCTCAAGGGCGCGCCAGTGATGGCTACCGACCTGCGCGCGTCGGCCAGCCTGGTCATCTCGGCGCTGTGCGCTGACGGCGACACGCTGATCGACCGCATCTACCACATAGACCGTGGTTACGAGTGCATCGAAGAGAAACTGCAGATGCTCGGCGCCAAGATCCGCCGCGTGCCGGGCTAG
- the mlaE gene encoding lipid asymmetry maintenance ABC transporter permease subunit MlaE gives MRKTSLIEKVRLFGRSGIDMVEVLGRSTIFLFHALLGRGGIGGGFGLLLKQLHSVGVMSLVIIVVSGIFIGMVLALQGFNILSSYGSEQAVGQMVALTLLRELGPVVTALLFAGRAGSALTAEIGNMKSTEQLSSLEMIGVDPLKYIVAPRLWAGFISLPLLAMIFSVVGIWGGSWVAVDWLGVYDGSYWGNMQNSVTFSGDVLNGIIKSIVFAFVVTWIAVFQGYDCEPTSEGISRATTKTVVYASLAVLGLDFILTALMFGDF, from the coding sequence ATGCGCAAGACATCTCTCATCGAAAAGGTTCGCCTTTTCGGTCGCTCGGGCATCGACATGGTCGAAGTGCTTGGGCGTTCGACGATTTTCCTGTTTCACGCGTTGCTCGGTCGCGGCGGCATTGGTGGCGGCTTTGGCCTGCTGCTCAAACAACTGCACTCCGTCGGCGTGATGTCCCTGGTCATCATCGTGGTTTCCGGGATTTTCATCGGCATGGTGCTGGCGTTGCAGGGGTTCAACATCCTCTCCAGCTATGGCTCGGAGCAGGCAGTGGGGCAGATGGTCGCCCTGACGCTGTTGCGTGAACTGGGCCCGGTGGTCACCGCCTTGCTGTTTGCCGGGCGCGCGGGTTCTGCGCTGACTGCCGAGATCGGCAACATGAAGTCCACCGAGCAGTTGTCCAGCCTGGAAATGATCGGCGTGGACCCGCTCAAGTACATCGTTGCCCCGCGCCTGTGGGCCGGCTTCATTTCCCTGCCACTGCTGGCGATGATTTTCAGCGTGGTAGGCATCTGGGGCGGTTCGTGGGTGGCGGTTGACTGGTTGGGCGTCTATGACGGCTCGTACTGGGGCAACATGCAAAACAGCGTGACCTTCAGCGGCGACGTGCTCAATGGCATCATCAAAAGCATCGTTTTCGCCTTTGTAGTGACCTGGATCGCCGTATTCCAAGGCTATGACTGTGAGCCCACTTCAGAGGGGATCAGTCGCGCCACCACCAAGACCGTTGTGTACGCCTCGCTGGCGGTACTGGGCCTTGACTTCATTTTGACCGCCTTGATGTTTGGAGATTTCTGA
- a CDS encoding lipid asymmetry maintenance protein MlaB — protein MTESAVRLGDAGELFLSGVLDYRSGPDLRKQGQALINSSNAPALVLDCSAVTKSSSVGLSLLLCFMRDAEAVKKPVSIRALPEDMREIAEVSGLTELLAHP, from the coding sequence ATGACCGAGTCGGCTGTTCGGCTTGGCGACGCCGGCGAGTTATTTCTGAGCGGCGTGCTCGATTACCGCTCCGGGCCTGACCTGCGCAAGCAGGGCCAGGCGCTGATCAACAGCAGCAACGCGCCTGCGCTGGTGCTGGACTGCTCGGCAGTGACCAAGTCCAGCAGCGTCGGTTTGTCATTGTTGCTGTGCTTCATGCGTGATGCCGAGGCGGTCAAAAAGCCGGTCAGCATCCGTGCGTTGCCTGAGGACATGCGCGAAATTGCCGAAGTTTCCGGTCTGACCGAGCTTCTGGCGCATCCTTAA
- a CDS encoding KpsF/GutQ family sugar-phosphate isomerase: MSQSSDLIQSAQRTIRLELEAVEGLLAHIDADFVRACEMILASKGRVVVVGMGKSGHVGNKIAATLASTGTTAFFVHPAEASHGDMGMITKDDIILALSNSGTTNEIVTLLPLIKRLGIKMVSITGNPDSTLAKAAEVNLNVHVAHEACPLNLAPTSSTTAALVMGDALAVALLEARGFTAEDFAFSHPGGALGRRLLLKVENVMHSGDELPHVQRGTLLKDALMEMTLKRLGMTVILESDGRLAGVFTDGDLRRTLDRNLDIQTATIDEVMTPHGKTARPEMLAAEALKIMEDHKILALVVVDGDDHPVGALNMHDLLRAGVM, translated from the coding sequence ATGAGCCAATCCAGCGACCTTATTCAATCCGCACAACGCACCATCCGTCTCGAGCTAGAAGCCGTAGAAGGCTTGCTGGCCCATATCGACGCGGATTTCGTACGTGCCTGCGAGATGATTCTGGCCAGCAAAGGCCGCGTTGTCGTGGTTGGCATGGGCAAGTCAGGCCACGTCGGCAACAAGATTGCCGCTACATTGGCCAGCACCGGAACCACGGCTTTTTTCGTACACCCGGCCGAAGCCAGCCACGGCGATATGGGCATGATCACCAAGGATGACATCATCCTGGCATTGTCGAACTCCGGCACCACCAACGAAATCGTGACCCTGCTGCCGCTGATCAAGCGCCTGGGCATCAAGATGGTCAGCATTACCGGCAACCCGGATTCGACGCTGGCCAAGGCCGCGGAAGTGAACTTGAATGTTCACGTAGCCCACGAGGCCTGCCCGCTGAACCTGGCGCCGACGTCCTCGACCACCGCCGCCCTGGTGATGGGCGATGCCTTGGCAGTGGCGCTCTTGGAAGCCCGCGGCTTTACCGCTGAAGATTTCGCGTTTTCGCATCCAGGCGGCGCTCTCGGCCGTCGCTTGCTGCTGAAAGTGGAAAACGTCATGCATTCGGGCGATGAACTGCCCCACGTCCAGCGCGGCACCCTGCTAAAGGACGCGCTGATGGAAATGACCCTCAAACGCCTGGGCATGACTGTCATTCTGGAGTCCGACGGGCGTCTGGCCGGCGTTTTCACTGACGGTGACCTGCGCCGTACGCTGGACCGCAATCTCGACATTCAAACGGCGACGATCGATGAAGTCATGACCCCTCACGGCAAGACCGCACGCCCGGAAATGCTCGCGGCCGAAGCGTTGAAGATCATGGAAGACCACAAGATTCTTGCGCTGGTAGTCGTCGACGGCGACGATCACCCGGTTGGCGCCCTGAACATGCACGACTTGCTGCGTGCGGGAGTGATGTAA